In the genome of Hymenobacter cellulosivorans, one region contains:
- the gldJ gene encoding gliding motility lipoprotein GldJ codes for MNFSKYLRFAVVGACALASCKGGPPTATKPGKYSSTTGMEYNTEEGMKVADYRGIPEGPGLVFIEGGRTVLGTQEEDVTMSHDNIERTVTIASFYMDEAEVANIHWLEYLHFVRKDSSEEIYQRALPDTTVWARELSFNDPYVDYYLRYPGFRYFPVVGVSWLQANDYCTWRTSKVNERLAMDADEGGSSGGGGGLFGKKKNKGGDAAEGTDTGGGVKISIENGNTLPNYRLPTEAEWEYAAQALIGTQEVGNENQENKRIYPWDGRQVRNPYGKNMGTFLANFKRGRGDYAGIAGSLNDGAMITEYVYAYPPNDYGLYNMSGNVNEWVQDIYRPLSFEDVEDLNPFRRNGFLDPSEKYDKKNYQSLIDDHVRVYKGGSWKDVAYWLSPGTRRFMAEDSATAAIGFRCAMINAGSNK; via the coding sequence CCAAGCCCGGTAAGTACAGCTCGACCACGGGCATGGAGTACAATACCGAGGAAGGCATGAAAGTGGCCGATTACCGAGGTATCCCTGAAGGCCCTGGTTTGGTGTTTATCGAAGGTGGCCGCACCGTTCTGGGTACCCAGGAGGAGGACGTGACCATGTCGCACGACAACATCGAGCGGACCGTTACCATCGCCTCGTTCTACATGGACGAAGCCGAAGTAGCGAACATCCACTGGCTGGAATATCTGCACTTTGTGCGCAAAGACTCGTCGGAGGAAATCTACCAGCGCGCCCTGCCCGACACGACCGTGTGGGCCCGGGAGCTGTCCTTCAACGACCCGTACGTTGACTACTACCTGCGTTATCCCGGCTTCCGTTACTTCCCCGTGGTAGGCGTGAGCTGGCTGCAGGCTAACGACTACTGCACCTGGCGGACCTCGAAAGTAAACGAGCGTCTGGCTATGGATGCCGACGAAGGCGGTAGCAGCGGTGGAGGTGGCGGCCTGTTCGGTAAGAAGAAAAACAAAGGCGGCGATGCTGCTGAAGGAACCGATACCGGCGGAGGCGTGAAAATCTCCATCGAAAACGGTAACACGCTGCCGAACTACCGTCTGCCCACCGAGGCTGAATGGGAATACGCTGCTCAGGCTCTGATCGGCACCCAGGAAGTAGGTAACGAAAATCAGGAAAACAAGCGGATCTATCCTTGGGATGGTCGTCAGGTGCGGAACCCCTACGGCAAGAACATGGGTACCTTCCTGGCTAACTTCAAGCGTGGCCGCGGTGACTACGCCGGTATTGCTGGTAGCCTGAACGACGGCGCCATGATTACGGAGTACGTATATGCCTACCCGCCAAACGACTACGGCCTGTACAACATGTCGGGCAACGTAAACGAGTGGGTACAGGATATCTACCGTCCGCTGTCGTTCGAAGACGTGGAAGATCTGAACCCCTTCCGTCGTAACGGCTTCCTGGACCCCTCCGAGAAGTACGACAAGAAGAACTACCAGTCGCTGATCGACGACCACGTGCGTGTATACAAAGGCGGTTCGTGGAAAGACGTAGCCTACTGGCTGTCGCCCGGCACGCGTCGCTTCATGGCTGAAGACTCGGCTACGGCTGCTATCGGCTTCCGTTGCGCCATGATCAACGCCGGTTCAAACAAGTAA
- a CDS encoding ComF family protein, whose protein sequence is MLVLPVFLADLASLVFPETCLACSESLMRGEEHICTQCRAQLPYTDYHKLPANQNPLARRFWGKVPLTHTLSYLRFLRRGRVQHLLHQLKYQGQREVGQTLGRWYGAELTSWGLHNEFDLIVPVPLHPRKLAKRGFNQSDTFAEGLATGLAVPWHATTLRRTEHTDSQTRKNRAQRWQNVATVFEVAEPHTVVGKHVLVVDDVLTTGATLEACAVALLAAGCRAVSIATIACAEH, encoded by the coding sequence ATGCTTGTGCTTCCCGTCTTCCTGGCCGATCTGGCTTCCCTAGTCTTTCCTGAAACCTGCCTGGCCTGCTCCGAGTCGCTCATGCGCGGCGAAGAACATATCTGCACCCAGTGCCGTGCCCAGCTGCCCTACACCGATTACCACAAGCTCCCCGCCAATCAGAACCCGTTGGCCCGCCGTTTCTGGGGTAAAGTTCCGCTGACGCATACTCTGAGCTACCTGCGGTTCCTGCGCCGGGGCCGGGTTCAACACCTACTGCATCAGCTCAAGTACCAGGGTCAGCGCGAAGTGGGCCAAACGCTGGGTCGCTGGTATGGTGCCGAGCTCACCAGCTGGGGCCTGCACAACGAGTTTGACCTTATCGTACCCGTTCCGCTGCACCCACGCAAGTTGGCCAAGCGGGGCTTCAACCAGTCCGACACCTTCGCCGAGGGACTGGCGACAGGCCTTGCCGTACCGTGGCACGCCACCACGCTGCGCCGCACCGAGCACACCGATTCCCAGACCCGGAAAAACCGTGCTCAACGCTGGCAAAACGTAGCCACGGTCTTTGAAGTAGCCGAGCCGCATACCGTCGTTGGCAAACACGTGCTGGTCGTGGATGACGTGCTGACAACTGGTGCCACCCTCGAAGCCTGCGCCGTAGCGTTGCTGGCCGCCGGTTGCCGGGCCGTCAGCATTGCCACCATTGCCTGCGCCGAGCATTGA
- a CDS encoding exodeoxyribonuclease III, whose amino-acid sequence MKIITYNVNGYRSALSKGLLDWVKEANPDVLCLQEIKAGTAPLDVSGFEALGYQAYIHPAQKPGYSGVATFTKVPPLHVAYGCGTECYDQEGRVLRLDFADCSVLNVYMPSGTSSEERQAFKVEWLHFFRRYIEQIKGTVPPLIIGGDYNCCQTDIDLHNPKANQKSPGFTPEERAWFADFLADGFVDSFRHHHGPATGHYSWWTFRAGARARNVGWRLDHLLVDQSLQPRIADAGLLPDVVHSDHCPAVVELR is encoded by the coding sequence GTGAAAATCATTACCTACAACGTCAACGGCTACCGCTCGGCCTTGAGCAAAGGCTTGCTCGACTGGGTGAAGGAAGCCAATCCGGACGTGCTGTGCCTGCAGGAAATCAAGGCCGGTACTGCGCCGCTGGATGTTTCCGGCTTCGAAGCCTTGGGCTACCAAGCCTATATCCATCCGGCCCAGAAACCGGGCTACAGCGGCGTGGCTACGTTTACCAAAGTGCCCCCGCTGCACGTGGCCTACGGCTGCGGCACCGAGTGCTACGACCAGGAAGGCCGGGTGCTGCGCTTGGATTTTGCCGATTGCTCGGTGCTCAATGTGTACATGCCCTCGGGCACGAGCAGTGAGGAGCGGCAGGCGTTTAAAGTGGAGTGGCTGCACTTTTTCCGGCGCTACATCGAACAAATCAAGGGCACGGTGCCGCCGCTGATTATTGGGGGCGACTACAACTGCTGCCAGACCGATATTGACCTGCACAACCCCAAAGCCAACCAGAAAAGCCCAGGCTTCACGCCGGAGGAGCGCGCCTGGTTTGCCGATTTCCTGGCCGACGGCTTTGTGGATTCCTTCCGCCACCACCATGGCCCGGCCACCGGGCACTATTCGTGGTGGACGTTCCGGGCCGGCGCCCGGGCCCGCAACGTGGGCTGGCGCCTCGACCATCTGCTGGTCGACCAAAGCCTGCAGCCCCGTATTGCCGATGCTGGCCTGCTGCCCGACGTCGTTCATTCCGACCACTGC
- a CDS encoding carboxymuconolactone decarboxylase family protein → MSQVTEFNEYRQRMNEKIMAADNKVIKRFFNLDTNTYQAGALDVKTKEMLGLACSMVLRCDDCIKYHLGKCHEEGLSDEEIYEVFAIANLIGGSIVIPHFRRAVEYWEILKEETTPLAPEHHHDA, encoded by the coding sequence ATGAGCCAAGTCACCGAGTTTAATGAGTACCGTCAGCGCATGAATGAGAAAATCATGGCGGCCGATAACAAAGTCATCAAGCGGTTTTTCAACCTCGACACCAATACCTACCAGGCCGGCGCGCTGGATGTGAAAACCAAGGAAATGCTGGGCCTGGCCTGCTCCATGGTGCTGCGCTGCGACGACTGCATCAAGTACCACCTGGGTAAGTGCCACGAAGAAGGGCTGAGCGACGAGGAAATCTATGAGGTGTTTGCCATTGCCAACCTGATTGGGGGCAGCATTGTGATTCCGCACTTCCGCCGGGCCGTGGAGTACTGGGAAATTCTGAAGGAGGAAACCACTCCGCTGGCGCCTGAGCATCATCACGACGCGTAA